The Christiangramia flava JLT2011 region CTTTAAAAGTAGCTTCACTGTGAGTTGGATCAATTTTCCATTTTGTAGTTGCCATAATTTTTGTTTTTAGATTAATAATTTATTTATGATACAAATGTATGACCAGACACCGCTTGAGACCAATGACCTATGATAAGAAATAAGTGTGATCTATATCACACTTTTTCCTTAATGACTTGTTAATAGAGGTAAGGTATCTTTCCGATTTTTAATGCAGTTGACTGCGCAATCGGCTTAATGTTTCTCGGGTGACCCCTATATAGGACGCAATCATGTGTTGGGGAACCCTTTGAGAGATATCGGGAAAATCATGAAGTAACTTAAGATAACGTTCTTCTGCCGTGGTACTCATGGTGTCCATGAGCCTTCGTTGTGTGGCAATTAAATTATTCTGAATAAGAATGCGAAAATACCGTTCAAAAGCAGGTATCTCCTTAAGCAGTAAGTCCCAGGAATCTTTGGTTATAAGCAGTAGTTCGCTATCCTCCATAGCTTCAATATTGTAGTCTGATGTTTCCCCGGTAAAAAAACTGTAAAGATCTGCTGCCCACCATCCCTGCATAGAAAACTGCAAAATGTGCTCATTTCCTTTATCGTCTATGGTGAAACTTCTGAGCAGCCCCTTCTCTACAAAAGAAGTATAAACACAGCTATCTCCATCCTCTAAAAGAAAACGCTTCTTTCTAAGTTTCTTAGGAATGAATAAGGTTTTTGCATATTCAAATTCTTCACTAGAAAGGCTAATTGTTTCATTTAACTTTTTTAGAACTTCAAACATTTTACTTTTTGTAACTAATAACCTTAATTAACTTCTGAAAGGTCCCATAAATGTAGAAAATCATCAATGATTAGATTTTATTTATTCTAATTAATTTCCCGTATAGTATAAAACTATCTTACCTGAAAGAAATTGGAGGCTTCTTTCTTCGGTAGGTATATACATTATATTCACATAGATAAACAGCCACTTGTTTAGCTACGAACACTCCTAACAACACAGGTAGAAAAAGAATGAATCCCTGGGCAACGATATTACAAGTTAAAAATAAAGCGGTTAGAGGAGCATGAATGGCGGCGCTTAGCATTGCGGCAGCTCCTATCAGGGCAAAATTTAGCACTATAAGGTGCGTACCGAAAAAATAATTACAAAAAAGTGCAAGCATAATCCCTAGAAAAGCGCCGGTGACAATGCTGGGTGCGAAAACTCCTCCATCACCACCTCCACCCAGGGTAATGGAGGCTGCCAAAGGTTTCAATAAAACCAGTAAAAATAAACACCCAATACTTC contains the following coding sequences:
- a CDS encoding Crp/Fnr family transcriptional regulator: MFEVLKKLNETISLSSEEFEYAKTLFIPKKLRKKRFLLEDGDSCVYTSFVEKGLLRSFTIDDKGNEHILQFSMQGWWAADLYSFFTGETSDYNIEAMEDSELLLITKDSWDLLLKEIPAFERYFRILIQNNLIATQRRLMDTMSTTAEERYLKLLHDFPDISQRVPQHMIASYIGVTRETLSRLRSQLH